The following coding sequences lie in one Trypanosoma brucei gambiense DAL972 chromosome 7, complete sequence genomic window:
- a CDS encoding histone acetyltransferase, putative, translated as MVMFEVRQKVYATLHETFHAAIIQEVAHDAHTGQLLYYVHYVEQDSRMDRWLPGSALRERRQGRQADKQQVSKPTGCGITTRGQSRLVAEQEESGSNGATAGSAAKRGATPNCDKVTTTRTRKESSFFYRPKNVQRICMGPYEVETWYFSPYHLARPQVQQGFKQNAEYFTGDMELQLRQGSRDNALRSSVAFTSFVLHICPFCLQPFSEHEDVLRHVRLVCSRFPPGNEIYRDPIRNLTVVEIDGVAEPTFCEHLALLSKLFLDHKALDHDMTPFLFYVLCSIQPHGLEVLGYFSKEKTTPEMYNLSCILVLPQFQSRGIGRFLIELSYELSRREGKIGSPEKPLSDLGEKLYLGYWGDTIVSTLARAIEESHCVTLDYLVQATFMSEADVMRTLQYLKLIDGTQIVVSEESIERCLSKRVQRERSGQNYIFYPHLLSWSPHMYNEVVEQDVAPPVYDLRRAEKV; from the coding sequence ATGGTAATGTTTGAGGTGCGGCAGAAGGTTTATGCGACACTCCACGAAACATTTCATGCCGCTATTATACAAGAGGTTGCACATGATGCGCACACGGGGCAGCTTCTGTACTACGTTCACTACGTGGAACAGGACAGTCGCATGGACCGTTGGCTCCCCGGTAGCGCATTGAGGGAGCGGAGACAAGGCCGGCAGGCGGACAAACAGCAGGTGAGTAAGCCAACAGGCTGCGGCATCACCACGCGTGGGCAAAGCCGTTTGGTGGCAGAGCAGGAGGAGAGTGGATCCAACGGCGCTACGGCAGGTTCCGCAGCAAAGCGAGGTGCGACACCAAATTGTGATAAGGTAACAACTACCAGAACGCGGAAGGAGAGTTCGTTTTTTTATCGACCGAAGAATGTTCAACGTATTTGCATGGGCCCATATGAAGTGGAGACGTGGTACTTCTCGCCGTACCATCTTGCGCGACCGCAGGTGCAGCAAGGCTTCAAGCAGAACGCAGAATACTTCACAGGTGACATGGAGCTACAACTGCGCCAAGGTAGTCGCGATAATGCTCTGCgttcttccgttgcttttACATCTTTTGTGCTTCATATATGTCCCTTTTGCTTACAGCCCTTTTCGGAACATGAAGATGTGTTGCGCCACGTCCGTCTAGTTTGCTCCCGCTTTCCACCGGGAAATGAAATATATCGCGATCCCATACGGAATCTCACCGTGGTAGAGATTGATGGAGTAGCTGAGCCCACATTTTGCGAGCACTTGGCCCTTCTATCCAAACTGTTCCTTGACCATAAAGCTCTTGATCATGACATGACGCCCTTTCTGTTTTACGTGCTCTGCAGTATACAACCACATGGTTTGGAAGTGCTTGGCTACTTCAGCAAAGAGAAGACGACACCGGAGATGTACAATCTCTCTTGCATACTCGTACTGCCACAGTTCCAGAGTCGTGGGATAGGGCGGTTTCTCATTGAACTTAGCTATGAACTGTCTCGTCGCGAGGGGAAAATAGGCTCACCTGAGAAGCCGCTGAGCGACCTGGGGGAGAAGCTTTACCTGGGATACTGGGGCGACACGATCGTTTCAACCCTTGCTCGCGCGATTGAGGAAAGTCACTGCGTCACACTGGACTATCTTGTGCAAGCAACGTTCATGTCGGAAGCGGATGTCATGCGAACGCTACAATACTTGAAGTTAATCGATGGTACTCAAATTGTAGTTTCGGAAGAGAGTATCGAAAGGTGTCTTTCGAAACGCGTGCAGCGCGAGCGCAGTGGACAAAATTATATCTTTTATCCACACTTGCTTAGCTGGAGTCCACACATGTACAATGAGGTAGTGGAGCAGGATGTGGCTCCTCCAGTTTATGACTTGCGTAGAGCTGAGAAAGTATAA
- a CDS encoding nucleoside hydrolase, putative has product MVHRKLIIDTDCGGDDAIAIMLAMTQPDVEVIAITVVWGNVEVNQGMENIGKLLDLYDADIPFFRGAEGPLVGERETVQWGGFGSDGFGDAGFPPSQRVALQPKRHAALEILKILEEAEPSDDVVYQLVALGPLTNVALALRLNPDLFSKLGTDTIPGIVIMNGTSESKGNSNMAAEFNSHCDPEAGVVVLQHKGWKCPVQLVNWEVTVNSPMTWGFYDKLVNRESTPNGRVAVNQNKWQEFIEKLFQRLEAFTRIHDDGTRADTGDAEATQDVTCVVPDAVAVLVAIRPESVLDSFLTYVTVELHGRETRGATCIDWYGTEQSMAKKGRWRNCNVITKVDNEMFLKALRDIVEYVA; this is encoded by the coding sequence ATGGTTCATCGAAAACTTATCATTGACACCGATTGTGGCGGTGACGATGCCATAGCCATCATGTTGGCTATGACACAGCCTGATGTGGAAGTCATTGCCATCACTGTTGTGTGGGGAAATGTGGAGGTTAACCAAGGTATGGAAAATATCGGCAAACTTCTGGATTTGTATGACGCAGATATACCGTTTTTTCGTGGGGCAGAGGGACCCCTCGTGGGGGAGCGGGAGACTGTGCAGTGGGGCGGTTTCGGCTCGGACGGCTTTGGTGATGCGGGATTTCCACCATCTCAGCGTGTGGCTCTTCAACCTAAAAGACATGCCGCACTGGAGATACTGAAAATACTTGAGGAGGCAGAGCCGTCAGATGATGTGGTGTACCAGTTGGTTGCGTTGGGCCCCCTTACAAATGTGGCATTGGCCCTTCGTTTGAACCCCGATTTGTTTTCCAAACTTGGGACAGATACGATACCTGGCATTGTCATCATGAACGGCACCAGTGAAAGCAAGGGCAACTCCAACATGGCGGCTGAGTTTAACAGCCACTGCGATCCGGAAGCGGGGGTCGTGGTGCTGCAGCACAAGGGGTGGAAGTGTCCGGTACAGTTGGTTAATTGGGAGGTAACTGTTAACTCCCCCATGACGTGGGGGTTTTATGATAAGTTGGTGAACAGAGAATCGACTCCCAATGGCCGCGTGGCGGTAAATCAAAACAAATGGCAGGAGTTTATTGAAAAACTGTTTCAGCGTTTGGAGGCATTCACTCGTATTCACGATGATGGCACAAGAGCAGACACCGGTGACGCTGAGGCAACGCAAGATGTTACGTGCGTTGTTCCGGACGCTGTAGCTGTGCTGGTTGCCATCCGCCCCGAAAGTGTACTCGACAGCTTCCTCACATACGTAACTGTCGAATTGcatggaagggaaacaaggGGGGCGACATGCATCGATTGGTATGGCACGGAACAGTCCATGGCGAAAAAGGGTCGCTGGCGCAACTGCAATGTTATCACTAAAGTGGACAATGAAATGTTCCTCAAGGCGCTACGGGATATCGTAGAATATGTCGCGTAA
- a CDS encoding chaperone protein DNAj, putative: protein MFQLRSCVSYSLCYVQVNQRRTMMGLFEEQAPPGSGENKVSTFARSLDQLEAKNTRIVKKACGIPFHIGEAEALDAVCRHHGATVRVHSVERYMMPFWLAATAAGGSFRAEILQRDPAYLTQQHCLVWVEGPNYQFSYPFGEHHPSNQVSASYVHPLSLVERCVVGTHVPSMLISRFELLKELEEMEVHPKIIPFAMSTATALTILDSRLTRDTVLRRIDQELVKFHGSFVRSNVTLTGIYKESISIRPVFLPMLRFTVTTGNSSTQCPTFVCGATGKVAGPVLHLTKRGKSGVALLFSAVTLIASATVVEPGVATTASIFAAALSLRVQQFLMAMCFLREQTNQMAELKTAGMLHFTSDQQGYRWSPEDEEREEYEYREELRRQARKKESFEQRVKEEAARDEARRGRHVNPKERRRTDLENVDPLGYYKLLGLSGREFSATSKDVAVAFREAARRHHPDVSNTGENDEISRSRMQKIILAYKILRDPITKKAYDSGKLTSIQYDEGG from the coding sequence ATGTTTCAACTACGGTCGTGTGTTTCATACTCCCTTTGTTATGTGCAGGTGAACCAACGGCGCACGATGATGGGGCTCTTTGAAGAGCAGGCCCCCCCTGGATCCGGTGAAAACAAAGTTTCTACTTTTGCTCGGTCACTGGACCAAttagaagcaaaaaacacCCGCATCGTTAAAAAGGCGTGTGGCATCCCGTTTCACATTGGCGAGGCAGAGGCTCTGGATGCTGTATGTCGTCACCATGGCGCTACGGTGCGTGTTCACAGTGTCGAACGGTACATGATGCCTTTCTGGCTCGCAGCGACGGCAGCCGGTGGGAGTTTCCGTGCTGAAATTCTACAGAGGGATCCTGCGTACTTAACGCAGCAGCATTGCCTTGTTTGGGTTGAGGGACCGAACTACCAGTTCAGCTACCCGTTTGGTGAGCACCACCCATCCAATCAAGTATCTGCGTCGTACGTTCACCCACTGTCGCTGGTGGAGCGTTGTGTTGTTGGAACACATGTTCCCTCCATGCTTATCTCACGTTTCGAGTTGCTAAAAGAGCTAGAGGAAATGGAGGTGCATCCCAAAATCATACCCTTTGCGATGTCGACGGCCACAGCGCTTACCATTTTGGACTCCCGTCTGACAAGAGATACCGTTCTTCGGCGTATCGATCAGGAACTGGTCAAGTTCCACGGCTCATTCGTAAGAAGCAATGTGACCCTTACCGGTATTTACAAGGAAAGTATTTCCATTCGTCCTGTTTTTCTCCCAATGTTGCGGTTTACGGTTACAACGGGAAACTCATCTACACAGTGTCccacttttgtgtgtggtgcTACTGGTAAAGTTGCTGGTCCCGTCTTACACCTCACAAAACGTGGTAAATCGGGCGTAGCACTGCTCTTTAGCGCTGTTACGCTAATAGCCTCCGCCACAGTGGTCGAACCTGGTGTTGCAACTACAGCCTCTATTTTCGCAGCTGCACTATCACTACGTGTCCAACAGTTTTTGATGGCGATGTGTTTCCTTCGGGAGCAGACAAACCAGATGGCGGAGTTGAAAACGGCGGGGATGTTGCACTTCACCTCTGATCAGCAAGGCTACCGTTGGTCGCCTGAAGATGAGGAGCGTGAGGAATACGAGTATCGGGAGGAACTGCGGCGCCAAGCTCGTAAAAAAGAGAGTTTTGAGCAAAGGGTGAAGGAAGAAGCTGCTCGTGACGAAGCTCGCCGTGGACGACACGTCAACCCAAAGGAGAGGCGGCGTACTGATTTGGAGAATGTTGACCCACTAGGATACTACAAGTTACTTGGTTTGAGTGGTCGGGAGTTTTCTGCAACTTCAAAGGACGTAGCTGTGGCTTTCCGCGAAGCGGCCAGGCGGCACCACCCGGATGTGTCTAACACAGGtgaaaatgatgaaataAGTAGGAGTAGAATGCAAAAGATAATTCTTGCGTATAAGATCCTTCGCGATCCCATCACTAAAAAGGCGTATGACTCGGGGAAACTGACTAGTATCCAGTACGATGAAGGAGGATAA